The Flavobacterium sp. N2270 genome contains the following window.
GGCAAATTTTCCAATCTTTATACTGAATGATTACTTTCTCTGCTCCTTGTGTATATTGTTCGTGTTCTCCAGCTAAAGAAAACAAATGCCTTTTATCATAGGTTTTTATTTCTCCATTTGGATAGACAAAAACAAATCGGTTATAATAATTGGTGTTTTCTTTAATTATGATACTTCCACAAATTGCAGCTTGTTTAGATTTTGCAACTTCTTGCATCCAACTTACAGTATCTCCAGTCATTGTTTCCGCTAAATCGTTAGGAAACATCGTAAAACCAGTAGAAAACATCTCGGGCAACACAATTAAATCAACTGGTTGCGAAATTGTATTTATTATCTGTTCAAATTGTACTCTATTTGCTTTTGGGTTTTCCCAAATTAAATCGGATTGAATGATTGCTATTTCCATACTATAAAAATAAAAAACGTCCTGCATATACAGGACGTTTTTTTACAACTATTTTGTTAAAAACTATTTAATACTAGCTTTTAAGTATTCTCTGTTCATACGAGCAATGTTTTCAAGAGAAATTCCTTTAGGACATTCTACTTCACAAGCTCCTGTATTAGTACAGTTTCCAAAACCTTCTGTATCCATTTGGTTTACCATGTTCATAACACGATCAGCCGCTTCTACTTTACCTTGTGGCAACAAAGCAAATTGAGAAACTTTTGCAGAAACAAATAACATTGCTGATGAGTTTTTACAAGTTGCTACACAAGCACCACAACCAATACAAGTTGCAGCATCGAAAGCATCATCAGCATCTTTTTTATTAATTGGAATGTTGTTTGCATCTTGAGTATTTCCTGAAGTATTTACAGAAATAAAACCACCTGCGTGCTGAATTCTATCGAACGAACTTCTGTCTACAACTAAATCTTTAACAACCGGAAATGCTTTTGCTCTAAATGGCTCAATATAAATAGTATCACCATCCTTAAACATACGCATATGCAATTGACACGTAGTTACCGCTCTATCTGGTCCGTGAGCTTCACCATTAATATACAAAGAACACATACCGCAAATTCCCTCACGACAATCGTGGTCAAATGCAACAGGCTCATCACCTTTTTGAATTAATTCGTCATTTAATACATCTAGCATTTCAAGGAAAGACATATCTGGAGAAACATCGCTAATTTTATAATCAACTAGTTGTCCTTTATCTTGAGCGTTTTTTTGACGCCATATTTTTAATGTAAGATTCATACTTTTAAGTTTAAAAGTCTTAATGCCTAAAGTTTAAAAGTCTTCTACTTAGAGACTTTTGACTTTCGACCTTTGACTAATTTTATTTATAACTTCTTTGAACTAGTTTAATATTTTCAAACTTCAACTCTTCTTTATGTAAAACAGCTTCACTTGGTTTCCCTTTGTATTCCCAAGCAGCAACATAAGCAAAGTTTTCATCGTCACGCATTGCTTCACCATCTTCTGTTTGGTATTCTTCACGGAAGTGACCACCACAAGATTCGTTTCTATGTAAAGCATCTTTTGCGAATAATTCTCCTAATTCCATGAAATCTGCAACACGCATTGCTTTTTCCAATTCTTGGTTAAAACTATCCAATGTTCCAGGAACACGAACATCTTTAAAGAACTCTTCTCTTAAAGCTGCAATTTCTTCGATTGCCTCTGTAAGTCCTTTAGCATTTCGTGCCATTCCAACTTTATCCCACATGATTTTTCCTAATTTCTTATGGAAATAATCTACAGAATGTGTACCGTTATTATTAATGAATTTCTCTAATTGTTGACGTACATTATTTTCAGCTTCATCAAACTCTGGTGTATCTGTAGGAATTTTTCCTGTACGAATATCAGCAGCTAAATAATCACCTATAGTATAAGGTAAAACAAAATATCCATCTGCTAAACCTTGCATTAAAGCAGAAGCTCCTAATCTATTTGCACCATGATCAGAAAAATTAGACTCTCCAATTGAGAAACATCCAGGAATTGTTGTTTGCAAGTTATAATCAACCCAAGTACCTCCCATTGTATAATGAACCGCAGGGTAAATCATCATTGGAGTTGTATATGGATTTTCATCAACAATTTTCTCATACATTTGGAATAAGTTACCGTATTTATTAGCAACAACTTCAGTACCTAATTGTTTCACTAAATCAGCATCATTTTCATCTAAATGCTTAATTTTAGCTTGTTCTTTACCGTAACGTTGAATTGCAGAAGCAAAATCTAAATAAACAGCTTCTCCTGTTTTATTTACTCCGAAACCAGCATCACATCTTTCTTTAGCAGCACGAGATGCAACATCACGAGGTACTAAGTTACCAAAAGAAGGATAACGACGCTCTAAGTAATAATCTCTATCTTCTTCAGCCAATTGTGTTGGTTTTAATTTTCCTTCACGAATTGCTTGAGCATCTTCTAGTTTTTTAGGAACCCAAATACGACCGTCATTACGTAATGATTCAGACATTAACGTTAATTTAGACTGATGATCTCCAGAAACTGGAATACATGTTGGGTGAATTTGTGTATAACAAGGGTTTGCAAAAAATGCTCCTTTTTTGTGGATTTTCCACGCTGCAGTAGCATTACTTCCCATTGCATTTGTCGATAAGAAGAAAACATTTCCATAACCACCTGAAGCAATTACTACCGCATGAGCTGAATGTCTTTCAATTTCACCTGTAACCAAGTTACGAGCAATAATCCCTCTTGCTTTTCCGTCTACTTTTACTAAATCTAGCATTTCGTGACGGTTATACATTTTTATCTTACCACGACCTATTTGACGGTTCATTGCCGAATAAGCACCTAATAATAATTGTTGACCGGTTTGTCCTTTAGCATAAAAAGTTCTTGATACTAATACACCTCCAAACGAACGGTTATCTAATAATCCACCATAATCACGAGCAAATGGAACACCTTGTGCTACACATTGGTCAATGATATTTGCAGAAACTTCTGCTAAACGATGTACGTTAGCTTCACGAGCACGATAATCTCCTCCTTTTACAGTATCATAAAATAAACGGAATGTTGAATCGCCATCTCCTTGGTAGTTTTTTGCCGCATTGATACCTCCTTGTGCTGCAATTGAGTGAGCACGACGTGGAGAATCTTGGAAACAAAAAGCTTTTACGTTATAACCTAATTCTGCAAGAGTTGCAGCAGCAGAACCACCTGCTAAACCAGTTCCAACAACAATAATATCAATATTACGTTTATTAGCTGGGTTTACTAAGTTAATATGGTTTTTGTAGTCTGTCCATTTATCAGAAATTGGACCATTTGGTATTTTAGAATCTAAAGCCATAATCTTTTCGGATAAATATTATTTAGAAATAAAGTGAATATATAATGGAATGATAGCAAATAATAACGGTACAATAACCGCAAATGCTTTTCCTAAAAATTTAATTGTATTATTCAACTTAGGACTATTAACTCCTAACGATTGAAAAGCACTTGCAAAACCATGCCATAAGTGAAAACCTAAAACAATCATTGCCAATGCGTATGCAATTGTTGCAATTAAACCCGTTTTTGGGTTCTTAAAAAATGCAAAAGTAATTTTATGTAGATCTTTATATAAATCTGCCATTTTTACATTTGCTTGAACATTATAAACTTCTGTTTTGTTCTTAATCACAAGTTGTTTTGGCATTGCACCTTCTTGTAATTTTTCATTTTCAGCTTGTACTTGATCAACAGGGTAATATTGCCCTACTGAAGTTCCAACATAAAAATCTTGAGACATTCCAGGCTGCACTTCGATAGATTTAGTCATTAAAGGCATGTTTTTATCAAAATGCATTTTAGCCCAAAAATTGACCATGTGTGTAACGATGAAAACTAAAATTAAAGTTCCTAAAACCGCCATATTTCTAGAAGCGAAACCACTATTAGCAGCAGCATTATTTTTCGCATAACCTATTGGCCTGGCTTTTTTGTTTTGAATTGCTAATAATATTCCATCTACTGCGTGAAATAAAATAGAAATGTAAGTTAGATAAGAAAGCAGTTTTACAGCTGGATTTGTAGTCATGAATAAAGCATATTCATTAAACTGAAGCGGTGTTCCAAAGATTAATTGTAGATTACCTGCTAAATGTCCTGCCAAAAACAAGCATAAGAATAAACCTGTAAGAGCCATCCAGTATTTTTTACCAATAGACGACTTTAAAAGTGCTGATTTTGCCATAATTTTTATTTGATTGTTCTTATTTTATTTAAAACCAAACAAAAATACACCATATTACCATTAACTACAACCTTTTCAAGCTAATTTATAATGAATTTAAAAAACGTTTAAGCTATGCAAAACCAATATTAAAAAAACGTTTTATCTTTCAAAAGAAGGAATTAAACCTCTAAGCCCCATATCTACAACATTTTCACCTATTGATGGCTCATATTTTCCGTCAGCAATAACTTCTTCCCATTCAAAACTGTTGTTGTTAGACAAGGAAAGTGTTACATAAACATCGCTTGTTTCATTGTTGGTTATAACTAAATTATTTTGAAATTTACCAGTAACCACACAAGATCCAGCAGGAATAGGCGAAGTAGATGCAATTGGATTAGGAACCGTTGTTGCACCAGAAGGCGCTTGCCCTGAAGCAGCATAAGGCAAACCATTTAACCCAAAAGCCCAATATCCTTGCAATCGATTTCCATTAACAGGAAAGGAATTGTTCCCTATATAATGTGTTGTAATATAGGAATTATAACCCACAAAACTTTCTAAAGTTCCGATATAATCAACAGCATTGCTTCTTACAGAAATTTCATAATTTTGATAAGAAAGAGAAACGCGAACGTATTCGTAATTTCCTTGCGGAACTTGACTTAAAGGTATTGACAAAAAGATTTCGTCTTCTCCAACAATTTTAGCTCTACTAAAATCAATAGCCAAGTCTCCTCCTGCCATTGTTTCTGGTGCATGATACAAAACAGAACCTTGCCCTAATGCCGTATATTGATTTGGAGCTAATTCAAAATAATGTGCACTTATTGAATTAAAAATAGGAGATTGTGCCGCATTTCCGACAGGAACCAATGAAGGTTGACCTAAATTATTCAATCTAACCTGAGTAGGATCAAATTTAAATTTAATGATTAATTGTGGTTCAACAGAAACATCATCTTTATCTGAACAAGAAAAAGATATAAATCCGAGTAAAATTGCCGCTAAAAAAACTTTCAACCTCATGTTTTGTAATTTTATGTTAAAACAATCAAAAACCATGCTATAATTTATAACGGATTTAACATTTTTTTATTGCTTTGGCATTTCAATAATTAATTTTGAACTATATTTTATTTTATTTACCTCAATTTCAACAAAATAAGCACCTTCATTTAAGTAATATTTATTGTTTTTTGCTTTAGTAATTTTCTCTTTATTTGAATATTTTTCGTCTACCGATAAATCATACTCCACAAAATTCAATCCTTTAACCAAAGAAACTTTTCTTGTAAACAATAATTTCTGTTTTTCATTTTTAACATTTAGAACTACTTCTTTTTTAGAGTTTGAATAAACTGAAATATTTGTTTTTGGTTCAAATATTTCAGACCAAGAACTCCAAGAACTACCCCAACGATCTGATTTTTTTATTTTTTCCACATCAAAAACATGAATTTCTTTTGCTAAAATTTTAGCATCCAATGCTTGTATTTTATCTAAATTCACTTTATAAATTGATCGACCATGTGTCGCCACCACTAGTTCTTTGGCTTTAGCTTGAATAACCAAGTCATGAACAGCAACATTTGGCATTACTGAAGAAAAATCTTGCCAAGACAAACCTTTATCCATTGAAATAAACAAACCATTATCAGTACCAACATATAAAATATTTTCTTTTTCTGAATCTTCAACAATTACATTTACTGAATTAGTCAAGCCCTTTGAAATATTTGTCCAGGTTGTTCCATAATCATCTGAAACAAAAACATACGATTTAAAATTGTCGTTTCGATAACCGTTTAAAGTTGCATAAACTCGTTCTTTCTTATATTTTGAAGCAACAACTCGTGATACCCATAAATTTTGAGGAAGATTTTCAGAAATTTTCATCCATGTAATACCTCCATCTTTTGAAACATGGATTAATCCATCATCTGAACCCACATATAATAATCCGAATTGAGATTTGCTTTCTGCAATTGTTGTAATAGTCCCAAAAGCTACATTGCCTTCTACTTTTCCTTGTGTTAAATCGCCAGATATTTTCTCCCAATTTTTACCTTGATTCATTGAACGGTATAAAAACTGAGAACCCATGTATAAAATATCTTGGTTATGAGAAGATAATAAAATAGGTGTTTGCCAATTGAAACGTAATGCTTCTTCCTCTTTTTTAACCTTTGGTGTTATGAAATCTCTTTTACCAGATTTTCTATCAATTCTATAATAATTACCAAACTGATATCCTGTATACACAATATTTGCATCGCGATTATCTATTTGCACTTGCATTCCATCGCCACCCATTAAAAATTCATACGGATATTTACCTTCTTGTTGCCAATCTAATGAATGTTCGTAATTATTTGGCCCAACCCAAACGCCATTATCTTGCAAGCCGCCATAAACATTATATGGTTTTTCATCATCTACATTCACAGTATAAAATTGCCCAACTGCTTGATTGTTGCATTTGAACCAATGTTCTCCATTATCATATGTAATGTTAACTCCACCATCGTTTCCGTTAATAATATGATTTGGATTTTTTGGGTTTATCCACGTTACATGATGATCGGCATGCACATTTTCTTTACTTATTGACTTGAAAGTTTTCCCTCCATCTTCCGAAAAAATCAACGGAACGCCACCAAGATAAATCCTATTCTCATTCGTTAAATCGACCGCTATGTTTCCAAAATAATAACCGTAACTGTAATACAAATCATCAATGTAGTTCTCATGCGTTTTTTTCCAAGAAATTCCACCATCAATAGATTTATATAATTCGCAACCTATAACTTCCGTTTCAAAAAGAGCTGCGTTGGCATCTTTTGGTTTTTCCATTTTTGAATTTGGTCGCTTATTCTGATTATCCAAAACTGCATACACTACAGAATCATTGACTGCAAAAAGTCCGATTCTACCAACTCCTTCATCTGCAGGAAATCCACTTTCTGAACTTGAAATTAAGTTCCAATTAGAGCCGGCATCTGTACTTTTGTAAATTCCAGAACCGTTACCATTTCCTTTAAAATCCCATGCTTTTCTGTCTTTTTGCCAAGCAGCAGCGTATTGAATATTGAAATTATTCGAATCAACCACAACATCAATAATTCCGGTTTCATCATTTACAAAAAGAGTTTGTTGCCATGTTTTTCCACCATCTAAAGTTTTGTAAATTCCTCTTTCTTTATTCTTAGTATATAAATGTCCTGTAACTCCAACAATAATTTCATTAGTATCCTTTGGGTTAACCAAAATTCTACTTATGTGGTGACTTTCAGGTAAACCTAAATTTTCCCATGTTTTTCCTTTATCCGAAGATTTTAAAACACCAATCCCTGAATACGATGAACGCGAGGCGTTTACTTCACCAGTTCCTACCCAAATTGTTCCCGATTTCCAATCAACCGTAACTGAACCACAGTTTAAAGTTGGAGCCGAATCCATGACTGGCCTAAAACTATTCCCGTTATTATTCGTGTACCAAAGTCCACCAGAAGCATAAGCGGCATAAAATTCGGTTGGATTTTCAGGATTTACTGCTAAATCAACAATTCTACCACTCATAATTGTTGGTCCAATATTTTGAAAAGCAACTTTGGTAAACAAATTGTCTTGTGCAAAAACAACAGATGAAATAAATAAGGAGAATAAAAGAAGTTTCTTCATGAGGAAAAATTTGATTGGAAAATTAACCAATAATTGCTGCATGTCAAAATTTTACATCGGAATTAACAACTATTCCTTTTAAAGTTATTATTTTTGAGTCAAAGTTTAATAAAACAATATTGCACAATGAAATACCATCAAATAGACAAAGACTTATTTATTAAAAACAGAAAAAAGTTTGCTTCTCAAATGAAACCAAACGGACTTGCTATTTTTAATTCAAACGATATTTACCCAGTTTCAGCAGATAGTACTTTGCCTTTTGCTCAACATAGAGATATTTTTTACTTAAGCGGCGTAGATCAAGAAGAAAGTATTTTGTTGCTTTTTCCAGATGCTCCATATGAAAACCAACGTGAGATTTTATTTTTAAAAGAAACAAACGACCATATTGCGGTTTGGGAAGGTGAAAAACTGACTAAAGAACGTGCTTTTGAAGTTTCGGGAATTAAAAACGTAATTTGGTTACAAGATTTTGACAAAACATTGAAAGAGTTAATGTCGTATGCCGATACCATGTACATTAATACAAATGAACATTATAGAGCAACAATTGAAACTGAAACGCGTGAAGCTCGTTTTATAAAAAAATGGAAAAACGATTATCCTGCTCATAAAGTAGAAAAATCAAACCCAATTTTACAACGCATTCGTTCGGTTAAAGAAAGTGAAGAACTAGATTTAATTCAACAAGCATGTGATATTACCGAAAAAGGCTTTAGACGAATTTTAAATTTCGTAAAACCAAACGTAATGGAATACGAAATTGAAGCTGAATTTGCTCATGAATTTTTAAGAAATCGTTCTAAAGGTTTTGCTTATACGCCAATTATTGCTTCTGGAAATAATGCTAATGTTTTACATTATATTGAAAACAACCAACAATGTAATGCTGGCGATTTAATTTTATTAGACGTTGGTGCAGAATACGCCAATTACTCTAGTGATATGAGTAGAACTATTCCTGTTTCTGGGAAATTTACTGAAAGGCAAGCTGCTGTTTATAATGCTGTTTTACGTGTAAAAAACGAAGCTACAAAAATGCTTGTTCCAGGTACATTATGGAAACAATATCATGTTGAAGTTGGAAAATTAATGACTTCTGAATTATTAGGTTTGGGGTTATTGGACAAAGCCGATGTTCAAAATGAAAACCCAGATTGGCCAGCGTATAAAAAATACTTTATGCACGGAACTTCGCATCACATGGGATTAGATACGCACGATTATGGTTTATTATATGAACCAATGCAAGCGAATATGGTGTTTACTGTTGAGCCTGGGATTTATCTTCCAAAAGAAGGGTTTGGAATTCGTTTAGAGGACGATGTTGTTATTCAAGCCAATGGAGAACCTTTTAATTTAATGAGAAACATTCCTATTGAGATCGATGAAATTGAGTCGATAATGAATTCTTAAATTTTGTTTAAGAGTTTATAGGTTATAAGTTTAAAAGAAACGGTTTGCAGAAATGTAAATCGTTTTTTTATGCTCAAAGTTATCATTCTGACGAAGGAAGAATCTCACTAATGTGATTTCTCCTTTGTCGAAATGACAAGGTTATAAGAAACTATTCTTTGTGAACTTTGTGAAAAATCTTTGTGTGCTTTGTGGTTAAACCTTAATTTTGCATCACCAACTTATCAACAAGCCATTGAAACACACTTTTTACAAAAACACCAAAATAGCCTATTCCGATACTGGAAAAGGAACTGCCATTGTTCTTTTGCATGGTTTTTTAGAAAATTCTACCATGTGGAACGCCCACGTTGAAGAATTAGCCCAAAAACACCGCGTTATTTGTGTGGATTTACTGGGTCATGGTTCAACAGATTGTTTGGGTTACGTGCATACTATGGAAGATATGGCAGATGCTGTACACCATGTGTTACACGAATTAAAGTTGCGCAAAGTAGTTTTAGTTGGGCATTCTATGGGTGGTTATGTTGCTTTGGCTTTAGCCGAATTATACCCTGATATGATGAAAGGTTTGGTTTTAGTAAACTCAACCGCAAGAGCAGATAGTGACGAACGAAAACTAAACAGAAACAGAGCTATTTTAGCTGTTAAGAAGAGTTACATTACCGCAATTCGTATGGCAATTGCTAATTTATTTAGCGAAGAAAATAGAGATAGATTAGTTGACGAAATCGAAGTGGTTAAAGAAGAAGCTTTAAAAACACCTTTGCAAGGAATTGTTGCTGCACAAGAAGGCATGAAAGTTCGTAACGACAGAGAGGTTTTATTGCATTTAACTCCGTATCCTAAAGTATTAATTTTAGGGGAAAAAGATCCTGTTTTAAACTACGAAGAAACAAAAGACCAAGTTGAAAATTCAGATGTTGAATTAGTTACTTTCAACGACGGACACATGAGTCACATTGAAAACAGAGACGAACTTACGAAAGTTTTATTAGGTTTTTTGAAGAAAGTTTAACCTTCATATTGTTTAATTTCCACAATAGAAGATGGAAGTGAAAAACCATTATCCGTTAGTGTCTGCAAAGCATTTTTCATTACTTGTGTTCTAACTCCTAAATGATAGCTTTTTGACGAACTTTTAAATGTATCTAACCAAAAAAACACCTTTAAATTAATTGTGCTTGTTGCAAATTCATCAATTATAACCGCTGGTTTTTTTTCGCCAAGTAAAACGCCATCTGTTTTTGAAACCGATTCAATAATTATTTCAATTGCTTT
Protein-coding sequences here:
- a CDS encoding aminopeptidase P family protein; amino-acid sequence: MKYHQIDKDLFIKNRKKFASQMKPNGLAIFNSNDIYPVSADSTLPFAQHRDIFYLSGVDQEESILLLFPDAPYENQREILFLKETNDHIAVWEGEKLTKERAFEVSGIKNVIWLQDFDKTLKELMSYADTMYINTNEHYRATIETETREARFIKKWKNDYPAHKVEKSNPILQRIRSVKESEELDLIQQACDITEKGFRRILNFVKPNVMEYEIEAEFAHEFLRNRSKGFAYTPIIASGNNANVLHYIENNQQCNAGDLILLDVGAEYANYSSDMSRTIPVSGKFTERQAAVYNAVLRVKNEATKMLVPGTLWKQYHVEVGKLMTSELLGLGLLDKADVQNENPDWPAYKKYFMHGTSHHMGLDTHDYGLLYEPMQANMVFTVEPGIYLPKEGFGIRLEDDVVIQANGEPFNLMRNIPIEIDEIESIMNS
- a CDS encoding sialidase family protein yields the protein MKKLLLFSLFISSVVFAQDNLFTKVAFQNIGPTIMSGRIVDLAVNPENPTEFYAAYASGGLWYTNNNGNSFRPVMDSAPTLNCGSVTVDWKSGTIWVGTGEVNASRSSYSGIGVLKSSDKGKTWENLGLPESHHISRILVNPKDTNEIIVGVTGHLYTKNKERGIYKTLDGGKTWQQTLFVNDETGIIDVVVDSNNFNIQYAAAWQKDRKAWDFKGNGNGSGIYKSTDAGSNWNLISSSESGFPADEGVGRIGLFAVNDSVVYAVLDNQNKRPNSKMEKPKDANAALFETEVIGCELYKSIDGGISWKKTHENYIDDLYYSYGYYFGNIAVDLTNENRIYLGGVPLIFSEDGGKTFKSISKENVHADHHVTWINPKNPNHIINGNDGGVNITYDNGEHWFKCNNQAVGQFYTVNVDDEKPYNVYGGLQDNGVWVGPNNYEHSLDWQQEGKYPYEFLMGGDGMQVQIDNRDANIVYTGYQFGNYYRIDRKSGKRDFITPKVKKEEEALRFNWQTPILLSSHNQDILYMGSQFLYRSMNQGKNWEKISGDLTQGKVEGNVAFGTITTIAESKSQFGLLYVGSDDGLIHVSKDGGITWMKISENLPQNLWVSRVVASKYKKERVYATLNGYRNDNFKSYVFVSDDYGTTWTNISKGLTNSVNVIVEDSEKENILYVGTDNGLFISMDKGLSWQDFSSVMPNVAVHDLVIQAKAKELVVATHGRSIYKVNLDKIQALDAKILAKEIHVFDVEKIKKSDRWGSSWSSWSEIFEPKTNISVYSNSKKEVVLNVKNEKQKLLFTRKVSLVKGLNFVEYDLSVDEKYSNKEKITKAKNNKYYLNEGAYFVEIEVNKIKYSSKLIIEMPKQ
- a CDS encoding amidohydrolase, translated to MEIAIIQSDLIWENPKANRVQFEQIINTISQPVDLIVLPEMFSTGFTMFPNDLAETMTGDTVSWMQEVAKSKQAAICGSIIIKENTNYYNRFVFVYPNGEIKTYDKRHLFSLAGEHEQYTQGAEKVIIQYKDWKICPQICYDLRFPVFSRNVEEYDLLIYVANWPKPRITAWDALLKARAIENMSFVIGVNRIGLDGNKHEYVGHSIVIDELGNSIVEANENDDVFFATLDKVQLLQTREKLNFLNDKDDFSINLK
- a CDS encoding succinate dehydrogenase/fumarate reductase iron-sulfur subunit, with translation MNLTLKIWRQKNAQDKGQLVDYKISDVSPDMSFLEMLDVLNDELIQKGDEPVAFDHDCREGICGMCSLYINGEAHGPDRAVTTCQLHMRMFKDGDTIYIEPFRAKAFPVVKDLVVDRSSFDRIQHAGGFISVNTSGNTQDANNIPINKKDADDAFDAATCIGCGACVATCKNSSAMLFVSAKVSQFALLPQGKVEAADRVMNMVNQMDTEGFGNCTNTGACEVECPKGISLENIARMNREYLKASIK
- a CDS encoding fumarate reductase/succinate dehydrogenase flavoprotein subunit codes for the protein MALDSKIPNGPISDKWTDYKNHINLVNPANKRNIDIIVVGTGLAGGSAAATLAELGYNVKAFCFQDSPRRAHSIAAQGGINAAKNYQGDGDSTFRLFYDTVKGGDYRAREANVHRLAEVSANIIDQCVAQGVPFARDYGGLLDNRSFGGVLVSRTFYAKGQTGQQLLLGAYSAMNRQIGRGKIKMYNRHEMLDLVKVDGKARGIIARNLVTGEIERHSAHAVVIASGGYGNVFFLSTNAMGSNATAAWKIHKKGAFFANPCYTQIHPTCIPVSGDHQSKLTLMSESLRNDGRIWVPKKLEDAQAIREGKLKPTQLAEEDRDYYLERRYPSFGNLVPRDVASRAAKERCDAGFGVNKTGEAVYLDFASAIQRYGKEQAKIKHLDENDADLVKQLGTEVVANKYGNLFQMYEKIVDENPYTTPMMIYPAVHYTMGGTWVDYNLQTTIPGCFSIGESNFSDHGANRLGASALMQGLADGYFVLPYTIGDYLAADIRTGKIPTDTPEFDEAENNVRQQLEKFINNNGTHSVDYFHKKLGKIMWDKVGMARNAKGLTEAIEEIAALREEFFKDVRVPGTLDSFNQELEKAMRVADFMELGELFAKDALHRNESCGGHFREEYQTEDGEAMRDDENFAYVAAWEYKGKPSEAVLHKEELKFENIKLVQRSYK
- a CDS encoding succinate dehydrogenase cytochrome b subunit, producing the protein MAKSALLKSSIGKKYWMALTGLFLCLFLAGHLAGNLQLIFGTPLQFNEYALFMTTNPAVKLLSYLTYISILFHAVDGILLAIQNKKARPIGYAKNNAAANSGFASRNMAVLGTLILVFIVTHMVNFWAKMHFDKNMPLMTKSIEVQPGMSQDFYVGTSVGQYYPVDQVQAENEKLQEGAMPKQLVIKNKTEVYNVQANVKMADLYKDLHKITFAFFKNPKTGLIATIAYALAMIVLGFHLWHGFASAFQSLGVNSPKLNNTIKFLGKAFAVIVPLLFAIIPLYIHFISK
- a CDS encoding alpha/beta fold hydrolase, giving the protein MKHTFYKNTKIAYSDTGKGTAIVLLHGFLENSTMWNAHVEELAQKHRVICVDLLGHGSTDCLGYVHTMEDMADAVHHVLHELKLRKVVLVGHSMGGYVALALAELYPDMMKGLVLVNSTARADSDERKLNRNRAILAVKKSYITAIRMAIANLFSEENRDRLVDEIEVVKEEALKTPLQGIVAAQEGMKVRNDREVLLHLTPYPKVLILGEKDPVLNYEETKDQVENSDVELVTFNDGHMSHIENRDELTKVLLGFLKKV